The stretch of DNA CCTGGGAATGGGATCTGGATGGAGACGACATAACAGATTCCAATGAACAGGATCCAACCTGGATTTATACGGAAGTTGGAAGTTATACGGTCAGTTTTACAGTCGATTTTGGTGATGAGCAGATCACGGAAACGAAAGAGAATTTTATTATTGTTGAGCCGGTTGCTATCAATGATCAGAATATCCAACCTGCTGAAAATCATCTTTATAATTATCCGAATCCATTTAGTTTAAAGCAGGATTCGATAACAGAAATTAAGTTTAGTTTAAAGCAAAAAGGATTTGTTCAAATTAATATTTATAATGCCAAAGGTCAGAAGATCAAAACTTTGATCAAGAAAGAATTTGAAGCTGGTTTTTTCTCTACTTTTTGGAATGGGAAAAATGAGAAGGGAAAAAATGTCCAATCAGGAGTTTATTTTTATAAATTAAATATCGATGGGAGAGAAGTAGCGAAGAAGATGTTAATTTTGGAATAAGAAACTCACAACTTCAGTTGTGAGAATAATAGAAATCTAAATACAAACCAACCGCTTCATCGGTTTCCGGATAAATGT from Candidatus Cloacimonadota bacterium encodes:
- a CDS encoding T9SS type A sorting domain-containing protein translates to WEWDLDGDDITDSNEQDPTWIYTEVGSYTVSFTVDFGDEQITETKENFIIVEPVAINDQNIQPAENHLYNYPNPFSLKQDSITEIKFSLKQKGFVQINIYNAKGQKIKTLIKKEFEAGFFSTFWNGKNEKGKNVQSGVYFYKLNIDGREVAKKMLILE